A genomic segment from Pseudorca crassidens isolate mPseCra1 chromosome 6, mPseCra1.hap1, whole genome shotgun sequence encodes:
- the LOC137225910 gene encoding tumor-associated calcium signal transducer 2-like: MAQGPGLALLSPSLLLPPLLLLAAVIDQEAAQDKCTCPTSKMTVCDRSGPGGRCLCRVLGSGLEVDCSTITSKCLLLKARVSARKSVRALVRPSEHALLDNDGLYDPDCDQQGRFKARYCNQTSVWWCVSSVGMRRTDKVDLSLRCDELVRTHPILIDLRHHPAARAFNPSDLEAELRRLLRERDPLHPKFVAAVHYEHPTIQIELQQNTSQKVAGDVDIAEAADIADATYCFERDVKGESLFTGHRGLDVRVRGEPLLLERTLIYLLDEKSPQFSMKRLTSGLIAVIAVVVVALVAGVTVLVITNRRKSGKYKKVEMKELGEMRKEPSL, from the coding sequence ATGGCCCAGGGTCCGGGCCTCGCGCTGCTTTCGCCgtcgctgctgctgccgccgctcCTACTACTGGCGGCAGTGATCGATCAAGAGGCCGCGCAGGACAAGTGCACGTGCCCCACCAGCAAGATGACCGTGTGCGACCGGAGCGGCCCAGGGGGCCGCTGCCTGTGCCGCGTGCTCGGTTCGGGCCTGGAGGTCGACTGCTCCACGATCACATCCAAGTGCCTGCTGCTCAAGGCGCGCGTGAGCGCCCGGAAGAGCGTCCGCGCCCTGGTACGGCCGAGCGAGCACGCGCTCCTGGACAACGACGGCCTGTACGACCCGGACTGCGACCAGCAGGGCCGCTTCAAGGCGCGCTACTGCAACCAGACGTCCGTGTGGTGGTGCGTGAGCTCGGTGGGCATGCGTCGCACCGACAAGGTCGACCTGAGCCTGCGCTGCGACGAGCTGGTGCGCACCCACCCCATCCTCATCGACCTGCGCCACCACCCGGCCGCCCGCGCCTTCAACCCCTCGGATCTGGAGGCCGAGCTGCGGCGGCTTTTACGGGAGCGCGACCCGCTGCACCCCAAGTTCGTGGCGGCCGTGCACTACGAGCACCCCACCATCCAGATCGAGCTGCAGCAGAACACGTCGCAGAAGGTCGCCGGCGACGTGGACATCGCCGAGGCCGCTGACATCGCCGACGCCACCTACTGCTTCGAGAGGGACGTCAAGGGCGAGTCGCTGTTCACCGGCCACCGCGGCCTCGACGTGCGCGTGCGCGGAGAGCCCCTGCTTTTGGAGCGGACGCTCATCTACCTCCTGGATGAGAAGTCCCCCCAGTTCTCCATGAAGCGCCTCACCAGCGGCCTCATCGCCGTCATCGCGGTGGTCGTGGTAGCCCTGGTCGCCGGCGTGACCGTCCTGGTGATCACCAACCGGAGGAAGTCGGGGAAGTACAAGAAGGTGGAGATGAAGGAACTGGGGGAGATGAGAAAGGAACCGAGCTTGTAG